In Limibacter armeniacum, a single window of DNA contains:
- a CDS encoding RagB/SusD family nutrient uptake outer membrane protein encodes MRKNIIRSVSALMIALSVGACSDEFTNLEPKGSTSYENFFRTEQDAIEAANSMYFYMKDEDMFSRGFFWYINASDDMVTGRVNGTADNIKNFKMTGEEGYTYWMYPQSYKIIRRANDVLLNVADMEISESLKNRILGEAYFMRAFHYFWLAHTYGDNGDNGGVPILTEENMFDDAGSYSRPTSVVENYAQIIGDLEKAVALLPLFTEYSADDLGRAHKDAALAYMAKTYLYWAQYDDSKYEEVIKYADAVTNSGSGRALYDTGNPEEDFRLLHSHLNNWGPEYIWTVDSGVNGGSKLPGVALENKGWGKYNGWGYYTPTQELYDEFEDNDPRRGVTILKFGDSFKFFGEEKRYQSENSLSGLQFNKYMYEYQFEDPIGSYINPNGDDPTTLYNVPVMRYAEVLLMKAEALIMLGRNGDEPLNMVRERAGLNPVTGATMEDLKHERRVELAGEFANRHFDLVRWGDAKEAYSKPLHGRIHADKTDPDSPFNIGEVWPARNFDPSYMHVWPIPNQVVNSSGISQNKGW; translated from the coding sequence ATGCGTAAAAATATTATTAGATCAGTTTCAGCATTAATGATTGCCCTTTCAGTGGGCGCGTGTTCTGACGAGTTCACTAATCTAGAACCAAAGGGAAGTACTTCATACGAAAACTTCTTCAGAACAGAGCAGGATGCCATAGAAGCGGCAAACAGCATGTATTTCTACATGAAGGATGAGGATATGTTTTCAAGGGGATTCTTCTGGTATATCAATGCATCTGACGATATGGTAACAGGTCGTGTAAATGGTACGGCTGACAATATCAAGAATTTCAAGATGACTGGTGAAGAAGGGTATACGTACTGGATGTATCCACAGAGTTATAAGATAATCCGTAGAGCCAATGACGTATTGTTGAATGTGGCAGATATGGAAATCAGCGAGTCATTGAAAAACAGGATTTTGGGAGAAGCTTATTTTATGAGAGCATTCCATTATTTCTGGTTGGCTCATACTTATGGCGACAACGGTGACAATGGTGGTGTTCCGATCCTTACAGAGGAGAACATGTTTGATGATGCTGGCAGCTACAGCCGACCAACCAGCGTAGTTGAAAACTATGCGCAGATTATTGGGGATTTGGAAAAAGCAGTAGCGCTTCTACCGTTGTTTACTGAATACAGTGCGGATGATTTGGGAAGAGCCCATAAGGATGCAGCGTTGGCTTACATGGCTAAAACATACCTTTATTGGGCGCAGTATGATGACTCTAAATATGAGGAAGTAATCAAGTATGCAGATGCCGTGACTAACTCAGGCTCAGGAAGGGCACTATATGACACAGGTAACCCTGAAGAGGATTTCAGGTTGCTGCATAGCCATTTAAATAACTGGGGACCAGAATACATTTGGACGGTCGATTCAGGTGTCAATGGCGGAAGCAAGTTGCCCGGTGTTGCATTGGAAAATAAAGGTTGGGGTAAATACAACGGATGGGGGTATTATACGCCAACACAAGAACTTTATGATGAATTTGAGGACAATGATCCAAGAAGAGGGGTAACCATTCTGAAGTTTGGTGATTCTTTCAAGTTTTTTGGGGAGGAAAAAAGATACCAGTCCGAAAACTCTTTGTCTGGATTGCAATTCAACAAGTACATGTATGAGTACCAGTTTGAGGATCCAATCGGTAGTTATATCAACCCGAATGGTGACGACCCTACTACGCTGTACAATGTGCCAGTTATGCGATATGCTGAAGTGTTACTGATGAAAGCCGAGGCATTGATTATGCTTGGTCGAAATGGAGACGAGCCTTTGAACATGGTAAGGGAAAGAGCTGGTTTGAATCCTGTAACAGGAGCTACAATGGAAGACCTGAAACATGAAAGAAGGGTAGAGCTTGCGGGCGAGTTTGCGAACAGGCACTTTGATCTGGTAAGATGGGGCGATGCGAAGGAAGCTTACAGCAAGCCACTGCATGGCAGAATCCATGCAGACAAGACTGATCCGGATTCACCTTTCAATATAGGAGAAGTATGGCCTGCAAGAAACTTTGATCCGTCATACATGCACGTATGGCCAATTCCAAATCAGGTTGTAAACTCTTCAGGTATCAGTCAAAACAAAGGCTGGTAA
- a CDS encoding SusC/RagA family TonB-linked outer membrane protein yields the protein MKSKFISVFIICLALVIQVHAQSVIKGTVLDKESDTPLPGASIVPNGNSSLGSISAADGTFTLTVPEEKGEIWISFIGMEPKAVPYNGDATLTVYMEVAAHQLDEVVMIGYGSSRKEDLTSSVSSVAGVEQINNRAVTNLNDFLQGSVPGVTVLQQGGDPSAQSQIVIRGIGSFANETPLTVVDGVPYYGPAINPNDIASISILKDASAAAIYGAQAASGVIVIETKKGKLGGPEITFDTYVGVQQAGNLPTPLTAQQQSEVYNLAADNAGVERQAAHNATLNPWGQVNRTNWVDEIFREAAIYNANLNVSGASENVRYMSSVGYQKKEGVLVGTDYERLNARLKVDFFLTDKIEVGENVYFSHTNAVGTNSTSSYSGSIINAIYMPSAAPVYDENGNFHGVVPESLSDYAGAYGDVYNPVGQLLRPTVDNPVNYLNSNTYFKYDILDGLTFKSTLSASVSSSKYKKFSPKIPELGRTNLQNYLYQEYSNTNRWNWENQVTYQKSFGKHNLNLTGIYSAQKTNYESYYQEGRGFSSEAAFNQFMGNASEIFTPVTDVYEDALTSAIGRVMYNYANKYFVSASVRRDETSRLAIANQASVFPSVSGAWKISEEPFFSSNIFSHMKVRASWGRIGNINSVGYYSFDVPLSTQNVIIGEDGALNDRGVYAGRQSNPDLEWEISESSDFGFDASFLNNKVDLTFDYFVKTTKGMILPGLEDLHQGTAAPDVNGGEVQNKGIELSIGYNGQAGPVKVGVRGNINIMKNELVNLDGYNNSDIDFISHTDDVRSILRPYRSTVGQPLYATYLVPYEGIFQSQAEIDSYTKDGQLIQPNAQPGDFKFTDVNGDGSITDDDRVYMDSYMPDFTYGLNLTLGYKGFDASMIFQGVSGVKVFNGYKFTAYNASQSGYNLDNRVLDAWSVDNINADIPRLSTKDDNSNFSTPSSWYLEDASYVRLKNLTIGYTFPSIGGLKNFRVYAAGENLFTITNYSGMDPEVGGKGLDVAKYPVARTFTVGLSLTL from the coding sequence ATGAAAAGTAAATTTATCTCGGTTTTTATCATCTGTTTAGCACTTGTCATACAGGTGCATGCACAGTCAGTTATTAAAGGTACTGTGCTGGACAAAGAAAGTGATACTCCTCTACCAGGTGCCAGTATTGTTCCCAACGGCAATTCTTCATTGGGATCGATATCAGCAGCTGACGGAACATTTACCCTAACAGTTCCTGAAGAAAAGGGAGAAATCTGGATTTCCTTTATAGGCATGGAGCCAAAGGCTGTTCCTTACAATGGCGATGCTACACTGACTGTCTATATGGAAGTGGCAGCACACCAGTTGGATGAAGTGGTGATGATTGGATACGGTTCTTCCAGAAAAGAAGACCTGACCTCATCGGTATCATCGGTAGCAGGGGTTGAACAGATCAACAACAGGGCGGTGACGAACCTGAATGACTTTTTGCAAGGTAGTGTGCCTGGGGTGACAGTCTTGCAACAAGGTGGTGATCCTTCCGCTCAGAGCCAGATCGTAATCAGGGGAATCGGTTCATTTGCCAACGAAACACCTCTTACAGTAGTGGACGGTGTCCCATACTACGGTCCTGCCATTAACCCTAACGATATTGCTTCGATATCCATTCTTAAGGATGCTTCTGCAGCTGCTATCTATGGAGCGCAAGCAGCTTCAGGTGTAATTGTAATCGAGACTAAAAAAGGAAAGCTTGGTGGACCTGAAATTACATTCGACACTTATGTAGGTGTACAGCAAGCAGGAAACCTGCCAACGCCTCTTACGGCACAACAACAGTCTGAAGTGTACAACTTGGCGGCTGACAATGCAGGCGTTGAAAGACAGGCCGCTCACAACGCTACCCTTAACCCATGGGGACAGGTCAACAGAACAAACTGGGTAGATGAGATCTTTAGAGAAGCTGCGATCTACAATGCCAACCTGAATGTAAGCGGTGCCAGTGAAAATGTTCGCTATATGTCATCAGTAGGCTACCAGAAAAAAGAAGGTGTTTTGGTTGGTACAGACTACGAACGCCTGAACGCAAGACTGAAGGTTGACTTCTTTTTGACAGACAAGATTGAAGTTGGTGAAAATGTCTATTTCTCGCATACGAATGCCGTTGGTACTAACTCTACCAGTTCTTATTCAGGGTCTATCATCAATGCGATCTATATGCCATCGGCAGCTCCTGTCTATGATGAGAATGGTAACTTCCACGGGGTTGTACCTGAATCGCTATCTGATTATGCAGGTGCTTATGGTGACGTTTACAATCCTGTAGGACAACTACTGAGACCAACTGTAGACAATCCAGTCAATTACCTGAATTCAAATACTTATTTCAAATATGATATTCTGGATGGACTGACATTCAAATCAACATTGAGTGCGAGTGTGTCTAGCTCGAAGTATAAAAAGTTCTCACCGAAAATTCCTGAGCTGGGAAGAACAAACCTTCAAAACTACCTCTATCAGGAATATAGCAACACGAACCGTTGGAACTGGGAAAATCAGGTGACTTACCAGAAGTCATTCGGCAAGCATAACCTGAACCTGACAGGAATTTACTCAGCCCAAAAGACCAACTACGAGTCTTACTATCAGGAAGGAAGAGGATTTAGTAGTGAGGCAGCATTTAACCAATTTATGGGTAATGCTTCTGAAATATTTACACCAGTCACTGATGTGTATGAAGATGCACTGACCTCTGCCATTGGTCGTGTTATGTACAATTATGCCAATAAGTATTTTGTTTCTGCCAGTGTCAGAAGGGATGAAACTTCCAGACTGGCTATCGCAAACCAGGCAAGTGTTTTCCCATCAGTTTCGGGTGCATGGAAAATTTCAGAGGAGCCGTTTTTCTCTTCCAATATCTTCTCTCACATGAAAGTAAGAGCATCTTGGGGACGTATTGGAAATATTAATTCTGTGGGTTATTACTCATTTGATGTGCCATTGAGCACGCAGAATGTGATCATTGGAGAAGATGGGGCACTCAATGACCGTGGCGTGTATGCAGGTCGCCAATCTAACCCAGATTTGGAATGGGAAATTTCAGAGTCTTCCGATTTCGGTTTCGATGCTAGCTTCCTCAACAACAAGGTAGATTTGACATTTGACTACTTCGTGAAAACAACGAAAGGCATGATTCTGCCGGGCTTGGAAGACCTTCATCAAGGTACTGCTGCTCCGGATGTAAATGGTGGAGAAGTACAAAACAAGGGTATTGAACTTTCAATAGGATACAACGGTCAGGCAGGGCCTGTTAAGGTTGGAGTCAGAGGAAATATCAATATCATGAAAAATGAGCTGGTAAACCTTGATGGTTACAACAACAGTGATATCGATTTTATCTCTCACACTGATGATGTAAGAAGCATTTTGCGTCCATACAGGTCTACGGTAGGTCAGCCATTGTATGCTACTTACTTGGTTCCTTACGAAGGTATTTTCCAGTCACAAGCTGAGATCGATTCTTATACTAAAGACGGACAGCTGATTCAGCCGAATGCACAACCGGGTGACTTCAAGTTTACGGACGTAAATGGTGATGGCAGCATTACGGATGATGACAGGGTCTATATGGACAGCTATATGCCTGACTTTACCTACGGTCTGAACCTGACGCTTGGATACAAGGGCTTTGACGCATCCATGATTTTCCAAGGTGTATCAGGAGTGAAAGTGTTCAACGGGTACAAGTTTACCGCTTACAATGCCTCTCAGTCAGGATATAACCTTGATAACCGTGTATTGGATGCATGGTCTGTGGACAACATAAATGCCGATATCCCAAGACTTTCAACCAAGGATGACAACAGCAACTTCAGCACACCATCAAGCTGGTATCTAGAGGATGCTTCCTATGTAAGGCTGAAAAACCTGACCATTGGTTACACTTTCCCTTCAATTGGAGGACTGAAAAACTTCAGGGTTTATGCAGCTGGAGAGAACCTGTTCACCATTACTAACTATAGCGGTATGGATCCGGAAGTTGGAGGCAAAGGTCTTGACGTGGCAAAATATCCAGTTGCCAGAACATTTACAGTAGGCTTATCATTGACTTTATAA
- a CDS encoding calcineurin-like phosphoesterase family protein, with product MIKNIHTNFILTVIAWLLIFNFQTANGKTIYLKGKVYNDLNRNGFYDKEEKGVAGVSVSNGTEVVVTDSNGDYKIPVSAYQTVFVIKPSGYQLPMDEFGISKGYYHYYPEGTPPMDGPGIAPTGKLPKQLDFGLYKVEEKTTFKIALWGDTQAGGEVDWNHINKLVAEEIIKDGGVDFSVLLGDITHDNVNIFSAAKQTLKICKMPMHVVPGNHDRDYDVLATDPALDMTSFKNAFGPSHYAFNYGKVHFIVLNDIVTVTSDLITTNTHGDYEEKLSKEQLDFVKNDLAFVPKDRLVVFCQHAPLADISNYQELQQLLADRQNLLAISGHNHWLHQEYLSVSEDNVMHEIIAGATCGSIWTGALDWEGIPLSVMSDGVPKGYAYLMVDGTDYKLQYKASKMPVDKQMQIWIYEKNKWDWGMSVPENLTERSIVANVFTGSDSTMVTMRIDEGEWQPMDKKLIPDPYLIRWRYLESKGVGVSDMTNTLNFSPVQENPHIWVGSYPETLSTGVHKVEIKTQDPIFGNFYDVRVFRVNGSGE from the coding sequence ATGATTAAAAACATTCACACAAACTTCATATTGACGGTAATTGCATGGTTATTAATCTTCAATTTTCAGACAGCTAACGGAAAGACTATTTACTTAAAAGGAAAAGTCTACAATGACCTTAACAGAAACGGTTTCTATGACAAAGAAGAGAAAGGGGTTGCAGGTGTCAGCGTTTCAAATGGTACTGAGGTAGTCGTAACGGATAGCAATGGGGATTATAAAATTCCTGTCTCAGCCTACCAAACCGTTTTCGTTATCAAACCTTCAGGATATCAGCTTCCAATGGATGAGTTTGGAATTTCAAAAGGGTATTATCATTACTATCCTGAAGGAACTCCACCAATGGATGGTCCCGGTATAGCACCGACAGGAAAGCTCCCAAAACAGTTGGATTTCGGACTGTATAAGGTTGAGGAGAAAACGACATTTAAAATAGCATTATGGGGTGATACACAGGCAGGTGGAGAGGTAGATTGGAACCATATCAACAAGCTTGTAGCTGAGGAAATCATTAAGGATGGGGGAGTGGACTTTAGCGTTTTACTGGGAGATATCACGCATGATAATGTCAATATATTTTCAGCGGCCAAGCAGACATTGAAAATATGTAAGATGCCTATGCATGTTGTTCCTGGTAACCATGACAGGGATTATGATGTACTGGCAACTGACCCTGCCTTGGATATGACTTCCTTTAAAAATGCCTTTGGTCCTTCACATTATGCCTTTAATTATGGAAAGGTTCATTTCATTGTCCTCAACGATATTGTAACTGTTACATCAGATTTAATAACAACCAACACACATGGTGATTATGAGGAGAAGCTAAGCAAAGAGCAGCTTGATTTTGTAAAGAACGATCTTGCATTTGTTCCGAAAGACCGATTGGTGGTTTTTTGTCAGCACGCTCCGTTGGCTGATATTTCCAACTATCAGGAGTTACAACAGCTTTTAGCTGACAGGCAAAACTTGCTGGCAATATCAGGTCATAACCATTGGTTACATCAGGAATACCTGTCTGTTAGTGAAGATAACGTCATGCATGAAATCATTGCAGGTGCAACATGTGGGTCTATTTGGACAGGTGCACTAGATTGGGAAGGTATTCCTTTATCCGTTATGAGCGATGGCGTTCCGAAAGGATACGCTTACCTGATGGTTGATGGTACAGATTACAAGCTGCAGTACAAGGCTTCCAAAATGCCTGTAGACAAGCAGATGCAAATATGGATTTATGAAAAAAATAAATGGGATTGGGGAATGAGCGTTCCAGAAAATTTAACCGAAAGGAGCATCGTTGCCAATGTTTTTACAGGTTCGGACAGCACAATGGTAACCATGCGGATTGATGAAGGAGAATGGCAACCGATGGACAAAAAACTTATACCCGACCCATACTTGATCAGGTGGAGATATTTGGAGTCGAAAGGTGTCGGTGTTTCCGATATGACCAATACGCTAAACTTCAGCCCTGTTCAGGAAAACCCTCATATCTGGGTTGGCAGTTACCCTGAAACCCTTTCGACAGGCGTGCATAAAGTGGAAATCAAGACACAAGATCCAATCTTTGGCAATTTCTATGATGTCCGTGTATTTAGGGTGAATGGCTCCGGTGAATAA
- a CDS encoding two-component regulator propeller domain-containing protein, whose amino-acid sequence MNQHRYTKTRLVILLCFLSSISLGQNLKFRTLQVEDGLSNNSVNDFINDSTGALWIATWDGLNHFNGHEFKIYRHDENDSSSIPSNFIYGLDQDKDKRIWVKSSVNTISLLKEDHSFQNYTFHSPIETHGINNQGEMMVVIDKDTLVYGDQKFHPCGGYHFREDKTGKYKKLLLDHFPEATIRDVLLRKNGDIWFATLTDGLIIYSLEKGNMATPKFHQYLSDSFNPYSLRSNEIYNLHEDTFGNIWLGTKDGGISIVLNNSDEIHAIYAHPVANPNLPSETVRAVTQDHQNNLWLGYYNAGLLYKAPHNTMFQYMDSTIYKGNKDWKRIRSLFTDKFGNVWVGTYAGIMRITPQKHVTHFSTSEHKYLRSNRTYNFCETENALWIAGWDGISKFDYGTNSFVAFEGQEMLEGFHTRKILADKDTLWIATEKNGVIVFSSGKLDFIKKQHGILNDNAYDLWKDTQTGNLWIATRSGISIYHPEKGIQHNIQKKDGLPSELVYGLLEGNEEIWSSTTAGIVSIDKKSYAAKLYPWKQGWQGPEFAEGAHYKNNAGVLYFGGVDGINYFLPNRMHAAQNFPLLHLKKSTDWEQTLQHGKFSASVESVGFLEKPQNDIVYRLKPLQSDWQLLDKDGKIAFEHLPAGSYTLQVGNSQEIDHGNWQQVGFDVPASIWDSPAFWLFLAGSVSIVFLYWRNRQVRAVQAKLEAKVAERTATILQQKEKLEAKNKEISSQKGELLSLYQRHQDNELEVEQLKQYFMGQFRKPLSEFKEGFEQLRSRDNSLKIELNYLLDQIVNELDQWDSIERVNEPNNQLSEKMTVTSLPHLFEGLVKQVNTLLKKYSIELKEEIELSHEWVELPVQDCKELWLYTFKEIIKYLSSHTTINLKIRELDNNHLSINIQVSSTLFHDSFEEIWQFSPYLKKGKVIMEQLGGQLTYEMTSPEQVSIKLSLPFNTLDQSEGKGYFKHWKFFEFSESLNPDKPNVLLVGEKYELDHMLSLLEDDRFDVLVEENIEVIEQSIHHPNIDALIIHNGHANKRLVNLIKKVKTERKEIPVLYTYDRLDYSIHEKLLDLGVDLVIQLPANASLLTKQLSTLIKKSHQLVSHEKPVSLLINDDKPLSLSPNEKLVRDGIELINQHIDDADFKVNTLSDLLQISQIKCYRVFKDVLGKSPSDIIIELRLEKAEQLIKANKLNIAEVSYTCGFNDPRYFSKVFKKHFGQSPKNYQKGVKGR is encoded by the coding sequence ATGAATCAACATAGATATACAAAGACACGATTAGTGATTTTGCTTTGTTTCCTCTCTTCAATCAGCTTGGGGCAAAACCTCAAATTCAGAACACTTCAAGTAGAAGATGGTCTTTCCAACAACTCTGTCAATGATTTTATAAATGATTCTACAGGGGCACTTTGGATAGCAACATGGGATGGATTGAATCACTTCAATGGACATGAATTTAAAATTTACCGACACGATGAAAATGACAGTTCATCAATTCCCAGTAACTTTATTTATGGATTGGATCAAGATAAGGATAAACGTATTTGGGTTAAATCCAGTGTTAATACTATAAGCCTACTGAAAGAAGACCATTCCTTTCAAAACTATACCTTTCATTCCCCAATAGAAACGCATGGAATCAATAATCAAGGGGAAATGATGGTAGTTATTGATAAAGATACGCTAGTGTATGGCGATCAGAAATTTCATCCGTGTGGTGGCTATCACTTTAGAGAAGACAAGACTGGAAAATATAAAAAACTGTTGCTTGACCATTTTCCAGAGGCAACAATTCGGGATGTACTGCTACGAAAAAATGGAGATATCTGGTTTGCTACCTTAACCGATGGACTAATCATTTATTCATTGGAGAAAGGGAATATGGCAACCCCTAAATTTCACCAATACCTCTCTGATAGCTTCAACCCATACAGCTTAAGGAGCAATGAGATATACAATCTTCATGAAGATACTTTCGGTAATATCTGGCTAGGAACAAAAGATGGCGGTATAAGTATTGTACTGAACAACTCAGATGAGATCCATGCCATTTATGCCCATCCTGTAGCCAATCCGAATTTGCCCAGTGAAACTGTAAGGGCGGTAACACAAGATCACCAAAACAACTTGTGGCTTGGTTACTATAATGCAGGTTTGCTCTACAAGGCTCCACATAACACCATGTTTCAGTACATGGATTCCACGATTTATAAAGGGAACAAAGACTGGAAAAGAATCAGAAGTCTATTTACAGATAAGTTTGGGAATGTTTGGGTTGGAACCTATGCCGGCATTATGAGAATTACGCCCCAAAAGCATGTTACACATTTTTCCACTTCCGAACATAAGTACCTACGCAGTAACCGAACCTATAATTTTTGTGAAACAGAGAATGCACTTTGGATTGCAGGATGGGATGGTATTTCAAAATTTGATTATGGAACCAACTCCTTTGTAGCATTTGAAGGGCAGGAAATGTTGGAAGGCTTTCATACCCGAAAGATACTGGCTGACAAGGATACCCTATGGATTGCCACTGAAAAAAATGGGGTGATTGTTTTCAGTTCGGGTAAACTGGATTTTATCAAAAAGCAGCATGGTATCCTGAACGACAATGCATATGACCTATGGAAAGATACTCAAACGGGCAATTTGTGGATCGCTACCCGAAGTGGAATTTCCATTTACCATCCAGAGAAAGGCATTCAGCATAATATTCAAAAAAAAGACGGCTTACCAAGTGAGTTGGTTTACGGTCTGCTGGAAGGGAATGAGGAGATTTGGTCAAGTACTACGGCAGGAATAGTTTCCATAGATAAAAAGAGTTATGCTGCAAAGTTGTACCCATGGAAGCAGGGTTGGCAAGGACCAGAATTTGCAGAAGGAGCGCATTATAAAAACAATGCAGGCGTCCTGTATTTTGGAGGGGTGGACGGAATCAATTATTTCTTGCCTAACAGGATGCATGCTGCACAAAATTTTCCGCTGCTGCATTTGAAGAAATCAACTGATTGGGAGCAAACACTTCAGCATGGAAAATTTTCAGCATCAGTGGAAAGTGTTGGCTTTCTTGAAAAACCACAGAACGATATCGTCTACCGCCTTAAGCCATTGCAAAGCGACTGGCAATTGCTTGACAAGGATGGTAAAATTGCATTTGAACATCTGCCTGCTGGAAGCTATACCCTGCAAGTGGGTAATTCGCAAGAGATAGATCATGGAAATTGGCAACAGGTCGGTTTTGACGTACCGGCTTCCATTTGGGACTCTCCTGCTTTTTGGCTGTTTCTGGCTGGTTCAGTTTCCATTGTATTTCTGTATTGGCGAAACAGGCAAGTAAGGGCAGTTCAAGCAAAACTGGAGGCAAAAGTAGCTGAACGTACAGCAACCATCTTGCAGCAGAAGGAGAAACTTGAGGCCAAAAACAAAGAGATCTCTAGCCAAAAAGGGGAGTTGCTGTCACTCTATCAGCGACATCAGGACAATGAGCTTGAAGTAGAGCAGCTCAAGCAATATTTTATGGGACAATTCCGTAAACCACTATCTGAGTTTAAGGAAGGGTTTGAACAGCTCAGGTCACGTGACAATTCACTGAAAATAGAATTGAACTACTTATTGGATCAGATAGTAAATGAGCTGGATCAATGGGATAGCATAGAGCGGGTTAATGAACCGAATAACCAACTGTCTGAAAAAATGACCGTCACCTCCCTGCCTCATCTTTTTGAAGGTCTGGTAAAACAGGTGAATACCTTACTTAAAAAATACTCCATTGAGTTAAAGGAAGAAATAGAACTATCCCATGAATGGGTGGAGTTACCAGTCCAAGACTGTAAAGAACTTTGGCTCTATACATTCAAGGAAATTATCAAGTACCTATCAAGTCATACGACCATCAACCTAAAAATAAGGGAATTAGACAATAATCATCTCTCTATCAACATACAGGTTTCAAGCACACTTTTTCATGACAGTTTTGAGGAAATCTGGCAGTTCAGCCCTTATCTCAAAAAAGGGAAAGTCATCATGGAGCAATTGGGTGGTCAGTTAACCTATGAGATGACTTCACCCGAACAGGTCAGTATAAAGCTGTCACTCCCATTCAACACTTTGGATCAGAGTGAAGGTAAAGGGTACTTCAAACATTGGAAGTTTTTTGAATTCTCAGAATCATTGAATCCTGACAAACCGAATGTACTGTTGGTAGGAGAGAAGTATGAGCTTGACCATATGCTTTCCCTATTGGAAGATGACCGTTTTGATGTATTGGTTGAGGAAAATATAGAAGTGATAGAGCAGTCCATTCATCACCCAAACATAGACGCCCTTATTATACATAATGGTCATGCCAATAAGCGTTTGGTAAACCTAATCAAAAAGGTGAAAACAGAGCGGAAGGAAATTCCAGTTCTCTATACCTATGATAGACTTGATTATTCTATCCATGAAAAACTGCTGGATCTAGGGGTTGATCTGGTGATACAGTTACCCGCCAATGCAAGTTTGCTGACCAAGCAACTCTCCACCCTTATCAAGAAGAGTCATCAGTTGGTCAGTCATGAGAAGCCGGTTTCTCTTCTGATAAATGATGATAAGCCTTTGTCGTTGAGTCCAAATGAAAAACTGGTTAGGGATGGTATTGAACTCATCAACCAACATATTGATGATGCCGACTTTAAAGTCAATACGTTGAGTGACCTGCTTCAGATCAGCCAAATAAAATGCTATAGAGTCTTCAAGGATGTATTGGGCAAATCACCTTCTGATATCATCATCGAGTTGAGACTTGAAAAGGCAGAGCAGCTGATCAAAGCTAACAAGCTCAATATCGCTGAAGTCAGTTACACCTGTGGCTTCAACGATCCAAGGTACTTCAGTAAGGTATTTAAGAAACACTTTGGTCAATCACCTAAAAACTACCAAAAGGGAGTTAAAGGACGATAA